In bacterium, the DNA window ACCCGTACAGAGAACATATATCCCGAGGCATAAATTTGTAGTTGCATGGGCGACGATACAGTCAAAAATTTTTCTGCGCCTGTAAAGCAGCAGTGTAAAAAGAATCCCTGTGGCAATTGCGCCCGGCCATTCCCAGAGGCGGTGGCCCAGAACAAAAAGGATTATGCTGCCGATGAATGAAAACCAGGTGAATTTCCCCATAGGAACTGATTTGAAATCATCTGAATTTATCAGCCAGCGGATAATGAATGAACGCATAAAAAGTTCTTCAAAAACAGGGACAATAAGAAAAGAGCCTCCTATCCTGAAAAATATAAGCAGCAGAGAAACAGATTTATTGATCCGGAAAGGGGTGTATTCCGCCGGGGGCGGATGGAATATTTTGAAAGGCGTATATTCGGTGAAAGCTATCCACAATATGAATCCCAGTATGCCGGCCGCAAAAGCGAAAAACGAAAAATCAAATTCGATTTCAGAATATGTTTTGAACCAGTAAAGGACGAAGGATGCGGTAATTATGGTTTTTGGAATGTAAATAAAATAGCCGCAGCCGGGAAAGTAATGAGCAAAAGAACCTATTAAAATAAATGTAAAATAAGGTACTATATATGGGATAATAGGTTTCCAGTTCTTCATTAACATGAAGATATCAAAAATGTTGTTAAAATCAAAGCCATAAAAACCGGAGCGCCCGGATGTTCGATTTGTTGATAAAAAACGCAAAAATCTTTGACGGGGAAGTATTCCTTGAGCCGGGCCTGTTCGTCGGTATAACAGGTTCGGAAATAGTGTATATAGGCGGTATAAAAGAAGCGGCAAAAAGGGTTATTGACGCGGAAGGCAATGTCCTTTCCCCCGGGTTTATCGACATCCATTCCCATTCGGAATTTACCGTACTGGCAAATCCTTCCTCCGACAGCAAAATAAGGCAGGGAGTCACGACTGAAATAACCGGTAACTGCGGTTCCGGGCCCTGGCCCGTCAAAAATGCCGCGGCGGCAAGGATAAAAGAGAGGTTGTCCTCTCTGGGACTTAAACTTGAGTGGGATTCTCTCAGGGATTATTTCGGTTTTGTTTCAAACCTCAGGCCCGCCGTTAATATAGGTGTATTGATAGGACTGGGGAATGTAAGGGGTTCTGTGGTCGGATATGAAAACAGGATTTCCGGCAAAGAAGAGCTGGAAGA includes these proteins:
- a CDS encoding CAAX prenyl protease-related protein, whose product is MKNWKPIIPYIVPYFTFILIGSFAHYFPGCGYFIYIPKTIITASFVLYWFKTYSEIEFDFSFFAFAAGILGFILWIAFTEYTPFKIFHPPPAEYTPFRINKSVSLLLIFFRIGGSFLIVPVFEELFMRSFIIRWLINSDDFKSVPMGKFTWFSFIGSIILFVLGHRLWEWPGAIATGILFTLLLYRRRKIFDCIVAHATTNLCLGIYVLCTGKFGYW